The following proteins are encoded in a genomic region of Pyrus communis chromosome 11, drPyrComm1.1, whole genome shotgun sequence:
- the LOC137708392 gene encoding U-box domain-containing protein 3-like, whose translation MGEEEQTSVGVGEGEEVAEKEEEAETWNQRKQTLILEISSKLIHGDLESKIEAARDIRNLVRKSSTSSSSSKTRSKLGAAGVIPPLVLMLCSPNPDARQVSLLALLNLAVRNERNKVKIVMAGALPPLVELLKFQNGSLRDLATAAILTLSAAALNKPIIADSGAAPLLVEILSSGSVQGKVDAVTALHNLSTCKENSTTILDGTAVRPLINLLKECKKYSKFAEKTTALLEILSNSEEGRTAISNTEGGILTLVETVEDGSLISTQHAVGALLSMCQSCRDKYRELILNEGAVPGLLRLTVDGTAEARDRAHMLLDLLRDSPQQKQLASSVLERIVYDIATRVDGADKAAETAKRLLEDMVKRSMEHSMNRIEQRAASCPPSNTQSM comes from the exons ATGGGGGAGGAGGAGCAAACCTCGGTGGGAgtgggagaaggagaagaagtggcagagaaggaggaggaggcagAGACATGGAACCAAAGGAAACAAACCCTTATACTCGAAATCTCTTCGAAGCTCATCCATGGCGATCTCGAATCCAAGATTGAAGCCGCCAGAGATATCAGAAACTTGGTCAGAAAGTCTTCCACTTCGTCCTCGTCTTCCAAGACTCGCTCGAAGCTGGGCGCGGCGGGCGTGATTCCGCCGCTGGTGTTGATGCTCTGCTCTCCTAATCCAGATGCGCGCCAAGTTTCCCTCCTCGCGCTCCTCAACCTTGCTGTACGAAACGAACG GAATAAGGTCAAGATTGTGATGGCCGGAGCCCTCCCCCCGCTTGTTGAGCTCCTCAAGTTCCAAAATGGTAGTTTAAGGGATTTAGCAACTGCGGCAATCTTAACACTCTCAGCTGCTGCACTGAACAAGCCAATCATTGCAGATTCAGGAGCTGCGCCTCTCCTGGTTGAGATCCTCAGCTCCGGAAGTGTTCAAGGAAAAGTTGATGCTGTGACTGCCTTACACAATCTCTCCACCTGCAAAGAGAACTCAACTACCATTCTGGATGGTACAGCCGTTCGTCCTCTTATCAACCtcctcaaagaatgcaaaaagtACTCCAAGTTTGCCGAAAAAACTACTGCCCTTCTCGAGATCCTATCCAACTCTGAAGAAGGACGTACTGCAATCTCAAACACAGAAGGTGGGATATTAACCTTAGTAGAGACTGTTGAAGATGGATCCCTAATCAGCACACAACACGCGGTCGGAGCATTGCTCTCCATGTGTCAGAGCTGCCGCGACAAATACAGGGAACTCATTCTTAACGAAGGTGCAGTCCCAGGTCTTCTTCGACTGACAGTAGATGGCACAGCTGAAGCCCGGGATAGAGCTCATATGCTGCTAGACTTGCTTAGAGATTCTCCCCAGCAAAAGCAACTGGCATCCTCCGTTTTAGAGAGAATTGTATACGACATTGCCACAAGGGTAGATGGAGCGGACAAAGCAGCTGAAACCGCAAAGAGGTTATTGGAAGACATGGTTAAAAGAAGCATGGAGCATAGCATGAACCGAATCGAGCAGAGAGCTGCATCTTGTCCACCTTCGAATACGCAGTCTATGTAA
- the LOC137707453 gene encoding uncharacterized protein produces the protein MMGRSPFARTGGFRPENLGPNALALIGNLCFTLFVLGVLIFTIIAATYEPEDPLFHPSTKITTFLTSKSNATFKSDDTVVRTGENFLAPNQTEIGNFINMTDVVNLSEGDSSTTENSEAESASCEGPIDCRDPEVFHLMMRATIEKFKDIHFYRFGKPVRGSDVNSCDMAWRFRPKEGKTASFYKDYRRFSILKSENCTLSVGDIGEYHTGVNARKRKKKAGFDKQGKTEENSMPVVGEIVNDTLPVVESEVSFSHGKYLLYTGGGDRCKSMNHYLWSFLCALGEAQYLNRTLVMELTLCLSSIYTSSNQDEEGKDFRFYFDFEHLRESASVLDAKQFWTDWEKWQKKDGLGLHLVEDYRVTPMKLNDVKDTLIMRKFGSVEPDNYWYRVCEGETESVVQRPWHLVWKSRRLMDIVSAIASKLNWDYDSVHIERGEKAQNKELWPNLDADTSPNALLSTLPNKIEDGRNLYIATNEPDTSFFDPLKDKYTTHVLDEYKDLWDENSEWYSETTKLNNGVPVEFDGYMRVSVDTEVFLRGKKQIETFNDLTNDCKDGINSCSTATS, from the coding sequence ATGATGGGTCGGTCCCCATTTGCCAGAACTGGAGGCTTTAGGCCTGAGAATTTGGGCCCCAATGCCCTTGCCTTGATTGGGAACCTTTGCTTTACGCTTTTTGTGCTGGGAGTGTTGATCTTTACTATCATTGCCGCTACCTATGAACCCGAAGACCCGTTGTTTCACCCGTCAACCAAGATCACCACATTCCTCACTTCCAAATCCAATGCCACTTTCAAGTCCGATGACACTGTGGTCCGGACTGGTGAGAATTTCTTGGCTCCCAATCAAACAGAGATTGGAAATTTTATCAATATGACTGATGTTGTTAACCTGAGCGAGGGTGATAGCTCGACTACTGAGAATTCTGAAGCAGAATCGGCTAGTTGTGAGGGTCCCATTGATTGCAGGGACCCGGAAGTGTTCCATTTGATGATGAGGGCCACCATAGAGAAGTTTAAGGATATTCATTTTTACCGGTTTGGGAAACCAGTACGGGGTTCGGATGTTAACAGTTGTGATATGGCTTGGCGGTTTAGGCCTAAGGAAGGGAAGACTGCTTCTTTTTACAAGGACTATCGGAGGTTTAGCATTTTGAAGTCTGAGAATTGTACTCTTAGTGTGGGTGATATTGGAGAGTACCATACTGGAGTAAATgccaggaagaggaagaagaaggccgGATTTGATAAGCAAGGGAAGACTGAGGAGAATTCTATGCCGGTTGTTGGTGAGATTGTGAATGATACCTTACCGGTGGTTGAGTCTGAAGTTTCATTCAGTCATGGGAAATACTTACTATATACGGGTGGTGGAGATAGGTGCAAGAGCATGAACCATTACTTGTGGAGTTTCTTGTGTGCTTTAGGTGAAGCTCAGTACCTGAACCGAACTTTGGTCATGGAATTGACTCTTTGTCTGTCTTCGATTTACACTTCATCTAATCAAGATGAGGAAGGGAAGGACTTCAGGTTTTACTTTGACTTTGAGCATTTAAGAGAATCTGCATCTGTGTTAGACGCGAAGCAGTTTTGGACAGATTGGGAAAAATGGCAGAAGAAAGACGGGTTGGGTCTGCATCTTGTGGAGGATTATAGGGTCACACCTATGAAACTTAATGATGTCAAGGATACTTTGATTATGAGAAAGTTTGGGTCTGTGGAGCCAGACAATTATTGGTACAGGGTGTGTGAAGGGGAGACAGAGTCCGTTGTTCAACGACCATGGCATTTGGTGTGGAAATCGAGAAGGTTAATGGATATAGTGTCTGCAATTGCATCAAAATTGAACTGGGATTATGATTCTGTGCACAttgagagaggagagaaggcACAGAACAAGGAGTTGTGGCCTAACCTTGATGCAGATACTTCACCCAATGCACTGCTCTCAACCCTACCTAACAAAATTGAAGACGGGCGGAACCTCTACATTGCAACAAATGAGCCGGATACATCTTTCTTTGATCCTTTGAAAGACAAGTATACAACTCACGTCCTTGACGAGTACAAGGATCTTTGGGATGAAAACAGCGAATGGTACTCTGAAACCACTAAGCTCAACAATGGAGTTCCGGTTGAATTTGACGGTTACATGAGGGTCTCGGTTGATACAGAAGTGTTCCTGAGAGGGAAAAAGCAGATTGAAACTTTCAATGATCTCACCAACGACTGCAAGGATGGTATCAACAGTTGCAGCACCGCGACCAGCTGA
- the LOC137707965 gene encoding probable E3 ubiquitin-protein ligase XERICO: MGLSSLPAPSEGVLCVLLVNTALSVSIIKGIIRSVLQVVGIRLTSASSSSFPSEDSAENLSESFEFHVNPSASYIEDIRSHIPAIRFDAVCSFKQQKHECSVCLTEFEPESEINRLSCGHIFHKHCLEKWLNYSNVTCPLCRTPFMPGEDAPCFW, encoded by the coding sequence ATGGGTCTCTCAAGTCTACCAGCTCCATCAGAAGGAGTTCTATGTGTGCTTTTAGTAAACACAGCTCTATCAGTCTCCATTATCAAGGGGATAATCCGATCAGTCCTGCAAGTAGTTGGTATCCGTCTCACATCAGCCTCCTCATCTTCTTTCCCATCAGAAGACTCTGCTGAAAACCTCTCAGAATCATTTGAGTTCCATGTCAATCCTTCGGCTAGTTACATTGAGGACATCAGGAGCCATATCCCAGCAATTCGGTTTGACGCTGTGTGTAGCTTCAAGCAGCAGAAACACGAATGCTCTGTCTGCCTAACCGAGTTTGAACCCGAATCAGAGATCAACCGCTTGTCTTGTGGCCATATTTTCCATAAACATTGCTTAGAGAAGTGGTTGAATTACTCGAACGTTACATGCCCTCTTTGTAGGACTCCGTTTATGCCTGGGGAGGACGCACCCTGCTTCTGGTAA